In a genomic window of Piliocolobus tephrosceles isolate RC106 chromosome 1, ASM277652v3, whole genome shotgun sequence:
- the CELSR2 gene encoding LOW QUALITY PROTEIN: cadherin EGF LAG seven-pass G-type receptor 2 (The sequence of the model RefSeq protein was modified relative to this genomic sequence to represent the inferred CDS: inserted 1 base in 1 codon; deleted 1 base in 1 codon; substituted 6 bases at 6 genomic stop codons) — MRSPATGAPLATPPPLLLLLLLLPLPLLGEQVGPCRSLGSRGRGSGACAPLGWLCPSSASNLWLYTSRCTDAGTELTGHLVPHHDGLRVWCPESGAHIPLPPAPEGCPWSCRLLGIGGHLSPQGKLTLPQEHPCLRAPRLRCQSCKLAQSPGLRAGEGSPEEPMGGRRKRNXNTVPQFQPPSYQATVPENQPADTPAGCXRTNQQASLRAIDPDEGEAGXLEYTMDSLFDSSSNQFFSLNPITGAVTTAEELDGKTKSTHVFRVTAQDHGMPRRSALATLTILVTDTNDHDPVFEQQEHKESLRENLEVGYEVLTVRATDGDAPPNANILYRLLEGPGGSPSEVFEIDPRSGVIQTRGPVDWEEVESXQLTVEASDQGRDPGPRSTTAAVFLSVEDDNDNAPQFSEKRCVVQVREDVTPGAPVLRVRASDQDKGSNALVHYSIMSGNARGQFYLDAQPGALDVVSPLDYETTKEYTLRVXAQDGGRPPLSNVSSLVTVQVLDINNAPIFVSTPFQATILESVPLGYLVLHVQAIDADAGDNARLEYRLAGVGPDFPFTINNGTGWISVAAELDREEVDFYSFGVEARDHGTPALTASASVSVTVLDVNDNNPTFTQLEDTLQLNEDAAVGTSVVTVSAVDRDAHSVITYQITSGNTXNRFSITSQSGGGLVSLALPLDYKLERQYVLAVTASDGTWQDTAQIVVNVTDANTHRPVFQSSHYTVNVNEDRPAGTTVVLISATDEDTGENARITYFMEDSIPQFRIDADTGAVTTQAELDYEDQVSYTLAITARDNGIPQKSDTTYLEILVNDVNVNAPQFLRDSYQGSVYEDVPPFTSVLQISATDRDSGLNGRVFYTFQGGDDGDGDFIVESTSGIVRTLRRLDRENVAQYVLRAYAVDKGIPPARTPMEVTVTVLDVNDNPPVFEQDEFDVFVEENSPIGLAVARVTATDPDEGTNAQIMYQIVEGNIPEVFQLDIFSGELTALVDLDYEDRPEYVLVIQATSAPLVSRATVHVRLLDRNDNPPVLGNFEILFNNYVTNRSSSFPGGAIGRVPAHDPDISDSLTYSFERGNELSLVLLNASTGELKLSRALDNNRPLEAIMSVLVSDGVHSVTAQCALRVTIITDEMLTHSITLRLEDMXPQRFLSPLLGLFIQAVAATLATPPDHVVVFNVQRDTFQFLQHYREELRPPPLETVAFPPLCRKAPESSRRPQSSRPSSSPAHHRK, encoded by the exons ATGCGGAGCCCGGCCACCGGCGCCCCCCTCGCAACGCCGCCGCccctgttgctgctgctgctgctgctgccgctgccaCTATTGGGAGAACAAGTTGGGCCCTGTCGTTCCTTGGGGTCCAGGGGACGCGGCTCTGGGGCCTGTGCCCCTCTGGGCTGGCTCTGTCCATCCTCAGCGTCGAACCTCTGGCTCTACACCAGCCGCTGCACGGATGCGGGCACTGAGCTGACTGGCCACCTGGTACCCCACCACGATGGCCTGAGGGTTTGGTGTCCAGAATCCGGGGCCCATATTCCCCTACCACCAGCTCCTGAAGGCTGCCCCTGGAGTTGTCGCCTCCTGGGCATTGGAGGCCACCTTTCGCCACAGGGCAAGCTCACACTGCCCCAGGAGCACCCGTGCTTAAGAGCCCCACGGCTCAGATGCCAGTCCTGCAAGCTGGCACAGTCCCCCGGGCTCAGGGCAGGGGAAGGGTCACCAGAAGAGCCCATGGGTGGGCGTCGGAAAAGGA TTAATACAGTCCCCCAGTTCCAGCCCCCCAGCTACCAGGCCACAGTGCCAGAGAACCAACCAGCAGATACCCCTGCTGGTTGCTAGAGAACCAACCAGCAGGCATCCCTGAGGGCCATCGACCCAGACGAGGGTGAGGCAGGTTGACTTGAGTACACCATGGATTCCCTCTTTGATAGCAGCTCCAACCAGTTCTTCTCCCTGAACCCAATCACTGGTGCAGTAACCACAGCCGAGGAGCTGGATGGTAAGACCAAGAGCACCCACGTCTTCAGGGTCACGGCGCAGGACCACGGCATGCCCCGACGAAGTGCCCTGGCTACACTCACCATCTTGGTTACTGACACCAATGATCATGACCCTGTGTTTGAGCAGCAGGAGCACAAGGAGAGCCTCAGGGAGAACCTGGAGGTTGGCTATGAAGTGCTCACTGTCAGAGCCACGGATGGTGATGCCCCTCCCAATGCCAATATTCTGTACCGCCTGCTGGAGGGGCCTGGGGGCAGCCCCTCTGAAGTCTTTGAGATCGACCCTCGCTCTGGGGTGATCCAAACCCGTGGCCCTGTGGATTGGGAAGAGGTAGAATCCTAACAGTTGACGGTAGAGGCAAGTGACCAGGGTCGGGACCCGGGTCCTCGGAGTACCACAGCcgctgttttcctttctgtggAGGATGACAATGACAATGCCCCCCAGTTTAGTGAGAAGCGCTGTGTGGTCCAGGTGAGGGAGGATGTGACTCCGGGGGCCCCAGTACTCCGAGTCAGAGCTTCGGATCAAGACAAGGGGAGCAATGCCCTGGTGCACTACAGCATCATGAGTGGCAATGCTCGGGGACAGTTTTATCTGGATGCCCAGCCTGGAGCTCTGGATGTGGTGAGCCCCCTTGACTATGAGACCACCAAGGAGTATACCCTACGGGTGTGAGCACAGGATGGTGGCCGTCCCCCACTCTCTAATGTCTCTAGCTTGGTGACAGTGCAGGTCCTGGATATCAACAATGCCCCCATCTTTGTCAGCACCCCTTTCCAGGCTACTATCCTGGAGAGCGTCCCCTTAGGCTACCTGGTTCTCCACGTCCAGGCTATCGATGCTGATGCTGGTGACAATGCCCGCCTGGAATACCGCCTTGCTGGGGTGGGACCTGACTTCCCCTTCACCATCAACAATGGCACAGGCTGGATCTCTGTGGCTGCTGAGCTGGACCGGGAGGAAGTTGATTTCTACAGCTTTGGGGTAGAAGCTCGAGACCATGGCACTCCAGCACTCACTGCTTCGGCCAGCGTCAGCGTGACTGTCCTGGATGTCAATGACAACAATCCAACCTTTACCCAACTCGAGGACACATTGCAGCTCAATGAGGATGCAGCTGTGGGCACTAGCGTGGTGACGGTGTCAGCTGTGGACCGTGATGCTCATAGTGTCATCACCTACCAGATCACCAGTGGCAATACCTGAAACCGCTTCTCC ATCACCAGCCAAAGTGGTGGTGGGCTGGTATCCCTTGCCCTGCCACTGGACTACAAACTTGAGCGGCAGTATGTGTTGGCTGTTACTGCCTCCGATGGCACATGGCAGGACACGGCACAGATTGTGGTGAATGTCACCGACGCCAACACCCACCGTCCTGTCTTTCAGAGCTCCCACTATACAGTGAATGTTAATGAGGACCGGCCAGCAGGCACCACAGTGGTGCTGATCAGCGCCACGGATGAGGACACAGGTGAGAATGCCCGCATCACCTACTTCATGGAGGACAGCATCCCCCAGTTCCGCATCGATGCAGACACGGGGGCCGTCACCACCCAGGCTGAACTGGACTACGAAGACCAAGTGTCTTATACCCTGGCCATTACTGCTCGGGACAACGGCATTCCCCAGAAGTCTGACACCACCTACCTGGAGATCCTGGTGAACGACGTGAATGTCAATGCCCCTCAGTTCCTGCGCGACTCCTACCAGGGCAGTGTCTATGAGGATGTGCCACCCTTCACTAGCGTCCTGCAGATCTCTGCCACTGATCGTGATTCTGGACTTAATGGCAGGGTCTTCTACACTTTCCAAGGAGGCGACGATGGAGACGGTGACTTTATTGTCGAGTCCACGTCAGGCATCGTGCGAACGCTGCGGAGGCTGGATCGAGAGAACGTGGCCCAGTATGTCTTGCGGGCATATGCAGTGGACAAGGGGATACCCCCAGCCCGCACGCCCATGGAAGTGACAGTGACTGTGCTGGATGTGAATGACAATCCCCCTGTCTTTGAGCAGGATGAGTTTGATGTGTTTGTGGAAGAGAACAGCCCCATTGGGCTGGCCGTGGCCCGGGTCACAGCCACTGACCCCGATGAAGGCACTAATGCCCAGATTATGTACCAGATTGTGGAGGGCAACATCCCTGAGGTCTTCCAGCTGGACATCTTCTCTGGGGAGCTGACAGCCCTGGTAGACTTAGACTACGAGGACCGGCCTGAGTACGTCCTGGTCATCCAGGCCACGTCAGCTCCTCTGGTGAGCCGGGCTACAGTCCACGTCCGCCTCCTTGACCGCAATGACAACCCACCAGTGCTGGGCAACTTTGAGATCCTTTTCAACAACTATGTCACCAACCGCTCAAGCAGCTTCCCTGGGGGTGCCATTGGCCGAGTACCTGCCCATGACCCTGATATCTCAGATAGTCTGACTTACAGCTTTGAGCGGGGAAATGAACTCAGCCTGGTCCTGCTCAATGCCTCCACGGGCGAGCTGAAGCTGAGCCGCGCACTGGACAACAACCGGCCTCTGGAGGCCATCATGAGCGTGCTGGTGTCAG ACGGCGTGCACAGCGTGACGGCCCAGTGCGCGCTGCGTGTGACCATCATCACTGATGAGATGCTCACCCACAGCATCACGCTGCGCCTGGAGGACATGTAACCCCAGCGCTTCCTGTCACCACTGCTGGGCCTCTTCATCCAGGCGGTGGCCGCCACGCTGGCCACGCCACCGGACCACGTGGTGGTCTTCAACGTCCAGCGGGACAC ttttcaaTTCCTTCAGCACTACAGGGAGGAGCTCCGGCCTCCTCCGCTAGAAACTGTCGCATTTCCGCCGCTATGCCGGAAAGCACCAGAGTCCTCCCGCAGGCCGCAGTCCTCCAGGCCCAGCTCCAGCCCCGCCCATCACCGGAAGTGA
- the TAF13 gene encoding transcription initiation factor TFIID subunit 13 produces the protein MADEEEDPTFEEENEEIGGGAEGGQGKRKRLFSKELRCMMYGFGDDQNPYTESVDILEDLVIEFITEMTHKAMSTGRQGRVQVEDIVFLIRKDPRKFARVKDLLTMNEELKRARKAFDEANYGS, from the exons ATGGCAGATGAGGAAGAAGACCCCACC tttgaggaagaaaatgaagaaattggagGAGGTGCAGAAGGTGGACAGGGTAAAAGAAAGAGACTTTTTTCTAAAGAAT TGCGATGTATGATGTATGGCTTTGGGGATGACCAGAATCCTTATACTGAGTCAGTGGATATTCTTGAAGATCTTGTCATAGAGTTTATCACTGAAATG ACTCACAAGGCAATGTCAACTGGAAGACAAGGTCGAGTACAAGTTGAAGATATTGTCTTCTTGATTCGAAAGGACCCAAGAAAGTTTGCCAGGGTTAAAGACTTGCTTACTATGAATGAAGAATTGAAACGAGCtagaaaagcatttgatgaagCAAACTATGGATCTTGA